The bacterium genomic sequence AGCGGCAGCCGGTTGACCGTTCTCGGGTCGAAGCTCCCGCCCGATGTGTTCAGGTGCACGCCGGGCAGTCTCGCGGTCATCACGTCGGTCAGCCGCCGGGCGAAGATCGCGCCGAACAGCGCGACCCCTATCGACCCGCCGATCTGCTGGAAGAACATGCGGGCGCTGCTGGCCACGCCCATGTCGTTGGGCCCCA encodes the following:
- a CDS encoding MFS transporter → GPNDMGVASSARMFFQQIGGSIGVALFGAIFARRLTDVMTARLPGVHLNTSGGSFDPRTVNRLPLPIRHDVFYAIAHAVQGVFFWAAPSAIALFVLASLIREVPLRGSAPAAEAQPKEPEFAA